In Rhizophagus irregularis chromosome 19, complete sequence, the following are encoded in one genomic region:
- a CDS encoding Stomatin-like protein 2 mitochondrial — translation MASSRSSRLLTLVTYNQNTLLSKYARRNALLSTSRFINLNQKAYNSYLNSPEEFAAFSSPPAEFRNRARLPRNTIINFVPQQEAWIVERFGKFDRLLQPGLSVVIPFLERIKYVKSLKEICLNIPAQSAITQDNVTLVLDGVLYIKVVDPYKASYGVEDAEYAVAQLAQTTMRAEIGQMTLDRTLAERAHLNANIVDAINSAADAWGIRCLRYEIRDIHPPTKVVESMHQQVSAERSKRASILESEGQRQAAINVAEGNKQSVILASEAEKSEQINKASGESEAIVLRARATAEGIIKIAQAIENPYGKDAVTLTIAEKYMEAFGNLAKEGNSIIVPASTSDAGSMIAQALSIYNNVKKQTEQPSKINDTRGQDNKNI, via the exons ATGGCTTCAAGTAGAAGTTCTCGTTTACTAACCTTGGTGACttataatcaaaatacttTACTGTCAAAATATGCAAGAAGAAATGCACTTTTG tcAACATCACGATTTATCAATTTGAATCAAAAAGcttataattcatatttaaacTCTCCCGAAGAGTTTGCAGCATTTTCTTCACCGCCGGCCGAATTTCGTAATCGCGCAAGGTTGCCGAGAAATACG ATTATAAATTTCGTTCCGCAACAAGAAGCCTGGATTGTAGAACGATTTGGAAAG TTTGACCGACTTCTACAACCTGGTTTATCAGTTGTGATTCCGTTTTTAGAGCgaattaaatatgttaaaagtcttaaagaaatttgtttaaaCATTCCAGCTCAAAGTGCAATTACACAAG ATAACGTCACTTTAGTTTTGGATGGCGTATTGTATATTAAAGTAGTTGACCCATATAAg GCCTCTTATGGCGTCGAAGATGCCGAATATGCTGTTGCGCAATTAGCTCAAACAACAATGCGTGCTGAAATTGGTCAAATGACATTAGATAGAACCTTAGCGGAGCGTGCACATTTGAATGCCAACATTGTTGACGCAATTAACAGTGCTGCTGATGCGTGGGGAATTCGATGTTTAAGATATGAAATTC gtGATATTCATCCACCAACTAAGGTTGTTGAATCTATGCATCAACAAGTATCTGCTGAACGATCCAAAAGAGCATCTATTCTTGAGTCAGAAG GTCAAAGACAAGCTGCAATAAACGTTGCTGAGGGAAACAAACAATCTGTTATTTTAGCATCAGAGGCTGAAAAATCCGAACAAATTAACAAAGCATCAG GTGAGTCTGAAGCCATTGTTCTTCGTGCGAGAGCCACGGCTGAAGGAATTATAAAGATTGCTCAAGCTATTGAGAATCCTTATGGTAAAGACGCCGTCACACTTACAATTGCTGAGAAATATATGGAAGCATTCGGAAATCTTGCTAAAGAAGGCAACTCTATTATAGTTCCCGCATCTACTAGTGACGCTGGATCTATGATTGCACAg GCCTTATCCAtctataataatgtaaaaaagcAAACAGAACAACCAAGCAAAATTAACGACACAAGGGGGCaagacaataaaaatatttaa